Within the Periophthalmus magnuspinnatus isolate fPerMag1 chromosome 7, fPerMag1.2.pri, whole genome shotgun sequence genome, the region gTGCTCCAATGACCatggcaccactgataccttcaccttccaggccttctccagctcttctttgagcccctgctacttctctagtttctcatgttcctttttcctgatgttcccatcacttggttctgcgatgtccaccacaacggctttgctctgttgtttatctaccaccacaatgtccagttggttcACCATCACCATTTTGTCAGTCTGTAtttggaagtcccacaggatcttggctcaatcattctccactacctttggaggtgatGTTTCCCACTTTGATCTCGGACTTTCCAGTCCGTACtgtgcacagatgtttctgtacgcTATGTCCGCCACTTGGTTACACcgctccatgtttgctttccctacagcatcttacaccctgcagttatgtgctggattgtctcaggggcctctttgcacagcctacaccttgggtcttgtctggtgtggtagatctgtcCCGAGCATCTCTATCAGAGGCCTGtgagcttgagggttctacgcagtatctttgctgttcctagtacatTTCTGAAcggagatgtctgatgtttttcctgggatctgctgtagccactcctccagtttcaCTGTCTTAAGTGCTACGATGACCACGGGCatcactgatgccttcaccttccaggccttttccagctcttctttgagcccctggtatttctgttgtttctcttgttcctttttcctgatgttcccatcacttggttctGCAAAGTCCACCACagcggctttgctctgtttatCCACCACTACAGCATCCGGTTggtccatcaccattctgtcagtgtgtatgtggaagtcccacaggatctccGGTGCACGCTGCACGCTGCACGCTGTTGATATGCGCTGCGAAAAGTAGCAAAAAAGTTAGATAAACAGGCTGTATCTAACTTCACCACTGCCTAAATCCATCACAGAATCTGTGCCGTCAGATTGGGAAAGTTTTAACTCTCTGTCCTGGATAAAAACTGTGACTCTTCCCGAAGTGCCAGCTAACCGGTAAGCTAATCAGCTGCTAGTGCTTGTTTGGCTAGACAGCGGCTACTGGGCAGCGACACGACTTGTGAACTACGGGAAAGAAACGGGACGATGCACGGACATTGAAACTCACCATGGCCAGCGGGTTCAGCCTTGGGCTGAAAACCCTGCACCTCTGAAACAACTTGACGGCCCGTGTGAATGAACTTACAGGGTAAAGGTGTCTATCTCAATCAATGAACATGGAAGATATACAGAAATCACTGCAACGGATGACTGAAGACATCGCTAACATTTCGAAACAGCAGAAACAAATTGTGGAACtaatgtttgaaataaaaatgctaaagCAACAAAATGAGGAGAAGGACAAAAAAATACTGGCGCTTGAAGAAAGAGTGGCGGATATGGAACAGTACTCACGAATTAATGATGTCGTTATCACCGGACTTAACTCCAAGCCCCGCACCTACGCAAGAGCGGCTGCGACTGCGGAGACGGAGCCGACACAGCCGGACCTGGACTCCATCGAACAACAGGCGATCTCTTTTTTGGACAACAAAGGGATCACTATTGACTCTAGGGACATTGAAGCATGTCACTTATTGCCAAAAAGAAACAGCCAGACTAAGCCAGCGATCATACTGAGGTTTGTAAACCGTAagcaaaaaaatgtactcatGAAACAGGGGAAGAAGTTAAAGGGGACGAATGTGTACCTGAACGATCATTTAACGAAAAGAAATGCAGACATTGCCAGAGAAGCTAGATTTCTAAGAAAACAGAGCAAAATTCAGTCAACTTGGACATTTAATTGTAAAGTATTCATTAAACTACTAGgatctgaaggcatggaagctctgcctgctcacttataaggccgctctgcggaaagcccgaaccagatactattcaaatctaatagaagtaaacaaaaataaccccagatttctgttcagcactgtagtcaggctgacaaactcccacactgctaatgagtctcttatcccctcgaacattagttgtgatgactttcttcacttcttcgattacaaaattacaaccattagagacaaaatcaacaaagctactccaaaaatcagctctgagctaatccagtctgtaataccaatatcccacatggatcctctaataatattaaataaatttactcctgttgatgaggtggagattacctcagccatcatgtcgtcaaaaccatcaacctgtttgctcgaccctattccaatcagactcctcaaagaagccctccccctaataatagattccatccataacataataaatatgtcgttagaaaatggctacgttcctcagtcctttaagtatgctgtgattaaaccccttttgaaaaaacctaacctaaatcctgatgaactagtcaactatagacctatctctaatcttcccttcctctcaaaaattctagaacgagtggtggtgaaacagctctgccgccacctgcaggacaataatatatttgaaatattcccatctggattcagagctcaccacagcacagagactgcactgcttaaagtaacaaatgacttactactagctgctgataacgggctggcttcagtcctggtcctactggacctcagtgcagcgtttgacaccattgatcacaacattctactgcagaggttagaatgtgacattggaatcagagggaccgccctcaaatggtttaaatcctatctatcagataggtaccagtttgttagtataaaccagagcacctctccctgttctaaagtagcctgtggtgttccacaaggatctgtgcttggtccaatcctatttactctgtatatgttgccattgggaaacattatcagaaaacatggcattaattttcactgctatgctgatgacactcagctgtacttatcaatgaaaccaaatcagactgatcaaatagataaactcagtgcctgtgtgaaggacatcaaaacctggatgaccttgaattacctgctcttaaatcctgaaaaaacagaggtcattgtcgttggtcccaaaagtcaaagagattctctgtcagaccagataatctcactcgacaatgtgagtatagcttctagccctactgtaaaaaatcttggagtcctatttgatcaaaatctctcattcacagcccatataaacatagcttgtaaaactgcatactttcacctgcgaaatataactaaaattagaaatattttacctaaaaacgatgctgactCAACTCAacaaaactcatccatgcatttgttacttccagacttgattactgtaattctctgctcgccgcctgccccaaaagtactgtaaggagcctccagttggtccaaaatgcagcggccagagtcctaacaggaactaaaagaagagaccacatcagtcctgtactagaatatctgcactggcttcctgtcgagcttagaatcaaattcaaagtcctcctcctgacatacaaagccctaaacggtatggccccatcctatctgcaagatgctattgtcccgtaccagccaaacagtaGGAgaaactagctgggggaagtatggcaacctgagcactatcctctgctttgtcctattttctcatcagcaatgttattcacatgttgtcccctgtcccactccccctgtggagtgtaactctttcagatgccccgatgacagctggatcctctcctcctccccacctGGCCgccctccttgcctggctctcatcctcctcgcccggctctcctcctcctcgtctggtcttcctcctcctcgcctggccgatttttcttgttttgtcagatttttcctgttgttttgtttttgtgcgtaggcagcacggtggctgagtggcaacactcatgcctcacagcaagagggtttggttggatccccggattgcccaggcctttctgtgtgtagtttttcatgtttctccccgtgcctggatgggtttcctccaggtactccggtttcccccatcaaccaaaacatgaaagcccttcgagacaactgttgttgtgattttgggcattacaaaaataaatgaattgaattgaattttgagttattttttgtttatcgcattccacatgtgtcattcatagttttgatgcttcagtgagaataaTCATGTAATGaatgaacattaaataaaaaagattatatAGACATAATGAACACAGCTCCACATACAGGTCATAGATAAACCTACCTGTCCGATGTCTAAAGCAGGATTCAGACTGTTGCCCACATCCATCACAATCGTGCTGCTCAGATTCTGTACAGAAACATGACAACGATATTTGAAATGAAACACATGACAATTAGAACAATATTGAAATGGGATTTGAAATGACTCAGTGCAAACCTTATGCGTCCCGGTTAGACAGTCGATCTCCACTTCGCTGCAGCACACACCGTAAGTGAAATAGTTAAACGCACGCCCCGAGTTTGTCTCAAAATCATATCCCAGACCTGGAGTCCTGGTAATTTGGACATAAAATTATATAGTGTTTAATTCATGCAGttggggttaggggttagagatcacttctgtgtttagaaactCTAacccccaggggtcaatcctgggatcccttctgttcaatctctacatgctgccattaggccagtttgCACACATCAATATTGTATCCTACTAaaattatgcagatgacactcagatctatgtcttaCTAGCAACaagtgaatatggaccagtggatttaCTCTGCCACTGTATCTAACAAATCAGTGTGGATACAAGATACCAGTAAATTAAACTATTGTAATGGATCGCTAACtagcctctccaaacaagcgttAAGACAATTCAGTCATAGCTGCGCATatgactaaaaggtttttattcttcactgttctcttttaatgttaaattaatGATGATTAGTTATGTTTTGAATTGCCTTGCTTAAATCAAATGCTGTCACTGGAAGCATTTACATCTCATTTCAAACTAAATACCAGAaaagatttctttattttaatagattcaatTAGATTAAGGGGTAAGATTAGGTTACTCTGGTCTTTCTAAAGAATCTATTCAACTGAGTATCGTTGAACTTTAAAGTGTGTTCTTTATGACATATTTATcccatgaaataaaataaacctgagTATGTCATGATTCACTTTCCAACCtcgaccctaaccctaacccctaacccctaaccagAACCCCTAATCCTAACTGAACCTATGACatttctttattatattttacattttatacagaataGTGTCTGACCTGTAGAAGCCGTTAGCGCTCAGATTCACTCTGTCAAAATATGCCGCCTTCACCTGCAACAagacctgtcttagtcctggtttagacctgattcagtcgTGGTTCAGGTTTATTTCAGTCCTTACCCAGCTCTCCCAGGCACCCTGTGGGTCCCGGTCCTTGTAGGGCTGTAGTCTCTGACCAAGGATCTCACAGGCATTGAGCACCGCAGCTCCATTCAGGTCTGAGGACACCGAAGCTGCGGTGGGACTGGTGTTGGCCACAGAGTGAGAACTTGTCTCACAAACATGGATCTTTGTCACAGGAATGCCCAGAGCTCTGCTGCACACCTGTGGAGAAAGAGAGGTCAGACCTGTTCCAGACCTGagccatggactgtataaagaagtggacagagagagtgagatgtCACCCAGTGTTCAGCTCCTAATTATGCTCGCTGAGGCTAGTAGTCAAAGCAGTTAAtgtggagcccagttccatatttggaaatccaaccGCAACTGTCATAGCAAACAAAAGActcaggagcaaggctgttgaaggtaatgcccctttccacctacaccactggtttggcagagaGCAGGCGTGTAGTAAGGCTGTCAATtaagcctgttgctaatgctagtggcaGCAGCCTTGGAGAAAgaacctgattggtctgttatgtATATTCATATCTTGTTTTAGGGACCAAACAGTGAAATGAGAAACCCCAGGTAGAGTGGGTTAAGaccaacattttaaggccagaaTGACGAATCTGtaaacagcagttacagaaataaaagtgaagtggagccagagtcgacagAGGAATAGTGAAATGTGCCCATGTTAATTTTGTGTTTGGAACTTGGCGGATTAGCCaacgggttagctatgtccatttatatatagattaTGATCAGGTCCTGGTCAGGAGGACTTTACTGGTCTGATTTGTACCTGGATCATCTTGGTGTGAAGTCCCTGGCCCATCTCAGTCCCtccatgagccacaagaaccgaGCCATCGGTGTAAATGTGAACCAGAGCTCCGGCCTGAAACCACAACAAGAACTCGACTTAGACCATGGACTCAACCTGGAtgaaatcagaactaaaccagcccTAAACCGGCACTAAAACGTGACttaaccgggaccaaaccaggactaaaccgtgagTAAACCGTGaataaactgtgactaaactgtgactaaactgagactaaaccggcACTGAACCGGGTCCAAACCAGAatgaaatcaggactaaatacaTGAGAACTAGAATCACTGGCTGAACAGTACCGACCTGATTGAGGAAGACCACGTTGAAAGCAATGCCAAACTTTGTAGGAACCACAGCCAGACCCCGTTTTGTCCAGCGGTTCTGCCTGAAACCAGAACACACCGGATTAGTTTTTATGATCCAAATCCAACAAGACCAGACCATCAgttgaacttgttttttttctattattgacTTGAACCAAGAACTCGTTACAACACAAATAAGCTTTTTAACTTTGCcctctttgctttttttttgccctcatctgtattaaagaTCATGTCTATACAATGttctgatgtcatctgaaactcagcaatCGAACCTGGTCAGTACCGCCTTAAGTCACTTGATCTCTGATAGGACACGGTCAGTACCTGTTGAAGTCATGGATCTGAGTCCGTCTCTCGTGGATCTTGGCTCTGTCCAAGCACTCGTCCCAGCAGCGCCGCAGTGTGAAACTCTCCAGCACCTGGTTATATGGCGTAAGGTCGCCCTCGGAGTACAGGTTAAGCTCTCGGATCTAAACCAGACAAGAACAGATCacaaccaggaataaaccaggtctaaacaaggactaaatcaagactaaaccaggtctaaactgcctaaaccaggaataaaccaggtctaaagcaggtacaaaccagatctaaaccagatacAAACTAGATCTATAACCCgtctaaatcaggtttaaagctcagacaagactgaagtcatagtctttagcccacagaaacagagaaagtgtcagcagtcacctccagtctctctctccaaaaccttcaaatcagactagaaatctaggggtaataatggactcagacttgaactttaaaagccacatcaaatcaagaacatctgcagctttttaccatctagaaaacattgcaaaaatcaaaggtatattgtcaaaaccagacttagagagacttatccatgcatttgtctccagtaagtTAGACTACTCTTAAAGGCCTGCTCACTGCTCGgttcctgactagaaccaggaagtacttcacacatatgTCCTGCGCTCAGGTCCCTGGCTCCTGtgactcagagaatagactttaaagcaactctgcttgtgtaaatgtctctccatggcctaacatcaaagtacatctcccacacgttagtgccatatgaaccatctcacactctgggcaccagcaggaggctggtccctgaagttctcaaagtcaggactaaacatggggaatcagtgtttcagttttgtgcagctaaaacctggaacattgtTCCTGAAgctgtgagacaggcctctactttgactatgtttatatccaggctcaaaacagttctgtttagctgtgcagacgactgaaagggttttattctgcactgttctcctttaatattatttttatgatgattatttgtgattaattatgttttgatttgttgtatttgatataatgtcttttttattctgtaacgcACTGTgtattaccttgtgtacgaattgtgctgtacaaataaagttgccttatcttagctgtgcatatgactgaaaggtttttatgtCACAATCCGCATTTTCCATGCTGTGTTTTGTATCCTGCCCTACCCCTCCCCTacctgccggagctgggctgagtCCTGTCCCCTCCcgtacacacctgcagcccattagcgtaatcaccaccacctgctgtcgtGGATAAGAGGGAATGATGTCAAACGGAGGGCTAGGCCCTATATGTAGTATTCAGGACTAGCAGGTACCAGAATAAACAGGAGAGAGGCTGGACATAAATTTaacaaatttatttaacaaggtGGCGCCCCTAAAATACTTAAGGCAAGCAATTGGCCATTCAGTAAAGGCAGGTAAAGTGTCCAGTGCTATTCCACATCAgagtatccatccattttcttccgcttatccagggccgggtcgcgggggcagcagtctaagcagggactcccagacttccctcaccccagacacgtcctccacctcctctgatgggaccccaaggcgttcccaggccagagagacatagtccctccagtgtgtcctgggtcttccccggggcctcctcccggtgggacatgcccagaacacctccctagggaggcgtccaggaggcatcctaagcagatgcccgagccacctcaactggttcctctcgacgtgtaggagcagcggctctactccgagctcctcccgtgtgaccgagctcctcaccctatccctaagggtgcgcctggccaccctgtggaggaaacccatttcggccgcttgtatccgcgatcttgtcctttcggtcattacccagagctcatgaccataggtgagggtaggaacgtaaattgagcggtaaatcgagagcttcgcctttgggctcagctccttcttcaccacaacggaccgatacagcgaccgcatcactgcagacgctgcaccgatccgcctgtcaatctcatgctccatccttccctcactcgtgaacaagaccccgagatacttgaactcctccacttgaggcagagactcaccacccacccggagagggcaaaccacctttttccggtcgagaaccatggcctcggatttgaaggagctgataatcatcccagacacttcacacttggctgcaaaccgccccagtgcctgctgcaggtcctggctcgaagaagccatcaggacaacatcatctgcaaacagcagagatgaaatcctgtggttcccaaaccagaccccctccgacccctggctgtgcctagaaattctgtccataaatataatgaacagaaccggtgacaaagggcagccctggcggagtccaacatgcaccaggaacaggtctgacttactgcgatgcgaacacagctcctgctccggtcatacagggaccggacagcccttagcaaagggccccggaccccatactcccagagcaccccccaaaggacaccacgagggacacggttgaatgccttctccagatccacaaaacacatgtggactggttgggcatactcccatgaaccctcaaggacccgatggagagtatagagctggtccagtgttccgcgaccagggcgaaaaccgcactgctcctcctgaatccgaggttcgactatcggtcggattctcctctccagtactctggaatagaccttaccgggaaggctgaggagtgtgattcccctgtaattggaatacaccctccggtcccccttcttatacagagggaccaccaccccggtctgccattccacaggtaccgtccccgaccgccacgcgatgttgcagagacttgtcagccaagacagtcccacaacatccagagacttgaggtactcaggacagatctcgtccacccccggagccttgccaccgaggagcttgccaaccacctcagtgacttcagccagggtgatggacgagtccgcctccgggtccccagtttctgcttcctcctcggaagatgtgacagtgggattgaggagatcctcaaagtatacCTTCcgccgcccgacaacatccccagtcgag harbors:
- the LOC117373102 gene encoding xanthine dehydrogenase/oxidase-like, with protein sequence MGQGLHTKMIQVCSRALGIPVTKIHVCETSSHSVANTSPTAASVSSDLNGAAVLNACEILGQRLQPYKDRDPQGAWESWVKAAYFDRVNLSANGFYRTPGLGYDFETNSGRAFNYFTYGVCCSEVEIDCLTGTHKNLSSTIVMDVGNSLNPALDIGQVEGAFMQGIGLFTLEQLLYSPDGVLLTRGPGTYKIPGFGDIPTQLQVSLLRDAPNDKALYSSKAVGEPPLFLAASVFFALKDAIAAARMEAGLSGPFRLDSPATAERIRTACADRFTKMCPVAEPGTYKPWAVLV